A genomic window from Antedon mediterranea chromosome 4, ecAntMedi1.1, whole genome shotgun sequence includes:
- the LOC140046976 gene encoding ankyrin repeat domain-containing protein 45-like has product MTGTTEETPPSRKSSSNHKNIIFRCISTGDFARLQECFTNEADPYFDRVQDLVNKFEDGTTPIELACISGDENIVRFLMERGSNTNFRNKKSGKSALDMSCILGREEIVKALLEKGAECDMASKRGYTALHHAAAWGRIECLKILVDFGAILSVVTTHGEKARDVALRYKHVECAYYLDLSEAKRALLAVIRNMKDTVEDPQKLQGKLSKDEKMTAINLCSERQEWLETVDKPSVEAIMKNRESLIEALEPIKQKLQEPAPEKPHRR; this is encoded by the exons ATGACAGGAACGACTGAAGAGACACCCCCGTCTCGAAAATCATCATcaaatcataaaaatattatttttcgttGCATTTCGACAGGAGATTTTGCCAGGTTGCAAGAATGCTTCACAAATGAAGCTGACCCATATTTTGATCGGGTTCAGGACCTGGTGAACAAATTTGAAGATGGGACAACACCAATTGAACTGGCATGCATAAGTGGGGATGAGAATATCGTTAGGTTTTTGATGGAAAGGGGATCTAATACAAATTTTCGTAATAAAAAATCTGGAAAGTCAGCCCTTGATATGTCTTGTATTTTAGGAAGAGAGGAGATTGTGAAGGCTCTTCTTGAGAAGGGAGCCGAATGTGATATGGCATCAAAGAGAG GGTACACAGCACTGCATCATGCTGCTGCTTGGGGTAGAATAGAATGCTTAAAGATACTAGTGGATTTTGGTGCAATTTTATCTGTTGTTACCACCCATGGAGAGAAAGCGAGAGATGTAGCACTTCGATATAAGCATGTTGAATGTGCTTACTACCTTGATTTGTCGG AAGCAAAACGAGCTTTATTAGCTGTCATCAGAAATATGAAAGACACAGTTGAAGATCCGCAGAAACTTCAAGGAAAATTAAGCAAAGATGAAAag ATGACTGCTATAAACCTATGTAGTGAAAGGCAGGAATGGCTTGAGACGGTGGATAAACCATCCGTTGAAGCTATCATGAAAAATAGGGAAAGCTTAATAGAAGCATTGgaaccaataaaacaaaaacttcaaGAACCTG CTCCTGAAAAGCCCCACAGAAGATAA
- the LOC140046975 gene encoding ras-specific guanine nucleotide-releasing factor RalGPS2-like isoform X4 — protein sequence MTHPHKPLKQNSSEEDLVSDDLTDLALFKNMTIKGPNGQDKVDIRWTLPRLKTFDAVVFDMLRVMPEHFASQITLMDYPVFKNITAEELSSCAWSGKDKNNVCPNIVAFTRRFNHVSFWVVKEILSGQTVKIRAEILGHFIKIAKKLSDLNNFHSLLAVISALHSASVYRLTKTWNLLHKKERSTYEKLSELVSDDDNRQRLREHLNNVRLPCVPYLGMYLQDLIYIDVAHPSTGGLDSENRSIKMNNVLRTIAEYQQSQYDIESLPHVQNYLKSVRYIEELQKFVEEDNYKLSLQLEPTVPLIVKSKEDLDITEKVSTKPPGTPTTTSKFVPGHRKSRSLGAYFLSTSNDVSIPPGGFGQLGNGSRHLLDDSILEDNPQSKPSVSTCSSVEGSMNGMSIGGSSEDSEISDDQEVWVNEGISESLEDLVQDIPEVPNSSFTVQGPLKKKSVMKNGRKVSVSSWTRFWVGLWGTNLIFYAAKTFSGPERTNFRSKPSKMTSIVDWMVIVPESKGHNVFLLADSITGNSYKFKATSYSNTCQWVRKLADATKKSRQQVPTNLMSFE from the exons CCAAATGGTCAAGATAAGGTGGACATCCGCTGGACTCTTCCACGTCTGAAGACGTTTGACGCTGTTGTGTTCGACATGCTCAGGGTTATGCCCGAGCATTTTGCC AGCCAAATAACATTAATGGATTACCcagtatttaaaaacattacagcTGAG GAGCTTAGTAGCTGCGCATGGTCGGGTAAAGACAAGAATAATGTGTGTCCAAATATCGTAGCATTCACAAGACGATTTAACCAT GTTAGTTTCTGGGTTGTAAAAGAGATTTTAAGTGGTCAGACGGTTAAGATAAGAGCAGAAATTCTAggacattttataaaaattgcaAAG AAATTAAgtgatttaaataattttcactCACTTTTAGCTGTAATATCAGCTCTACATAGTGCATCTGTTTATAGGTTAACTAAAACGTGGAAT CTTTTACACAAGAAAGAACGTTCCACTTATGAGAAGCTATCGGAGTTAGTATCAGATGATGACAACCGTCAAAGGTTACGAGAACATCTTAACAATGTTCGCCTTCCATGTGTACCATATTTAG gAATGTATTTACAAGATCTTATTTATATAGATGTTGCACATCCAAGTACCGGGGGATTGGATAGTGAGAATAGGAGTATTAAG atgAATAATGTGTTGCGGACAATAGCAGAATACCAACAATCACAATATGATATTGAATCTCTACCACATGTACAAAATTATCTCAAATCTGTAAGGTATATAGAGGAACTACAAAAATTTGTTGAAGAAGACAATTACAA atTATCGTTGCAACTAGAACCTACTGTTCCATTGATAGTGAAGTCTAAAGAAGACTTGGATATTACAG aGAAAGTATCGACCAAGCCACCTGGCACACCAACAACAACATCTAAATTTGTTCCTGGTCATCGGAAGTCACGCAGCTTAGGGGCCTA TTTTCTTTCTACAAGTAATGATGTAAG CATTCCACCCGGAGGATTTGGTCAACTTGGGAATGGATCACGGCATCTATTAGATGACAGTATCCTAGAGGATAATCCACAGTCTAAGCCTTCTGTGTCAACATGTAGTTCCGTGGAAGGATCTATGAATGGGATGTCAATAG GTGGAAGTAGTGAAGATTCTGAAATAAGTGATGATCAAGAGGTTTGGGTAAATGAAGGCATATCAGAAAGTCTTGAAGACTTGGTACAAGATATTCCTGAGGTTCCAAACTCATCATTCACTGTCCAGG GTCctcttaaaaaaaaatctgttatgAAGAATGGTCGAAAGGTTTCT gTATCATCTTGGACTAGGTTCTGGGTTGGTCTGTGGGGTACAAATCTGATATTTTATGCTGCGAAAACATTTTCTGGTCCTGAGAGAACAAAT TTCCGTTCCAAGCCCAGTAAGATGACATCAATAGTTGATTGGATGGTGATTGTACCAGAATCCAAAGGccataatgtatttttattggcTGATTCAATAACAG GTAATTCTTACAAATTTAAGGCCACAAGTTACTCAAATACTTGCCAGTGGGTCAGAAAGTTAGCAGATGCAACGAAGAAGAGTAGGCAACAG GTACCGACAAATCTGATGTCGTTTGAGTAA
- the LOC140046975 gene encoding ras-specific guanine nucleotide-releasing factor RalGPS2-like isoform X3, with the protein MQQLYNVRLGAMTHPHKPLKQNSSEEDLVSDDLTDLALFKNMTIKGPNGQDKVDIRWTLPRLKTFDAVVFDMLRVMPEHFASQITLMDYPVFKNITAEELSSCAWSGKDKNNVCPNIVAFTRRFNHVSFWVVKEILSGQTVKIRAEILGHFIKIAKKLSDLNNFHSLLAVISALHSASVYRLTKTWNLLHKKERSTYEKLSELVSDDDNRQRLREHLNNVRLPCVPYLGMYLQDLIYIDVAHPSTGGLDSENRSIKMNNVLRTIAEYQQSQYDIESLPHVQNYLKSVRYIEELQKFVEEDNYKLSLQLEPTVPLIVKSKEDLDITEKVSTKPPGTPTTTSKFVPGHRKSRSLGAYFLSTSNDVSIPPGGFGQLGNGSRHLLDDSILEDNPQSKPSVSTCSSVEGSMNGMSIGGSSEDSEISDDQEVWVNEGISESLEDLVQDIPEVPNSSFTVQGPLKKKSVMKNGRKVSVSSWTRFWVGLWGTNLIFYAAKTFSGPERTNFRSKPSKMTSIVDWMVIVPESKGHNVFLLADSITGNSYKFKATSYSNTCQWVRKLADATKKSRQQVPTNLMSFE; encoded by the exons CCAAATGGTCAAGATAAGGTGGACATCCGCTGGACTCTTCCACGTCTGAAGACGTTTGACGCTGTTGTGTTCGACATGCTCAGGGTTATGCCCGAGCATTTTGCC AGCCAAATAACATTAATGGATTACCcagtatttaaaaacattacagcTGAG GAGCTTAGTAGCTGCGCATGGTCGGGTAAAGACAAGAATAATGTGTGTCCAAATATCGTAGCATTCACAAGACGATTTAACCAT GTTAGTTTCTGGGTTGTAAAAGAGATTTTAAGTGGTCAGACGGTTAAGATAAGAGCAGAAATTCTAggacattttataaaaattgcaAAG AAATTAAgtgatttaaataattttcactCACTTTTAGCTGTAATATCAGCTCTACATAGTGCATCTGTTTATAGGTTAACTAAAACGTGGAAT CTTTTACACAAGAAAGAACGTTCCACTTATGAGAAGCTATCGGAGTTAGTATCAGATGATGACAACCGTCAAAGGTTACGAGAACATCTTAACAATGTTCGCCTTCCATGTGTACCATATTTAG gAATGTATTTACAAGATCTTATTTATATAGATGTTGCACATCCAAGTACCGGGGGATTGGATAGTGAGAATAGGAGTATTAAG atgAATAATGTGTTGCGGACAATAGCAGAATACCAACAATCACAATATGATATTGAATCTCTACCACATGTACAAAATTATCTCAAATCTGTAAGGTATATAGAGGAACTACAAAAATTTGTTGAAGAAGACAATTACAA atTATCGTTGCAACTAGAACCTACTGTTCCATTGATAGTGAAGTCTAAAGAAGACTTGGATATTACAG aGAAAGTATCGACCAAGCCACCTGGCACACCAACAACAACATCTAAATTTGTTCCTGGTCATCGGAAGTCACGCAGCTTAGGGGCCTA TTTTCTTTCTACAAGTAATGATGTAAG CATTCCACCCGGAGGATTTGGTCAACTTGGGAATGGATCACGGCATCTATTAGATGACAGTATCCTAGAGGATAATCCACAGTCTAAGCCTTCTGTGTCAACATGTAGTTCCGTGGAAGGATCTATGAATGGGATGTCAATAG GTGGAAGTAGTGAAGATTCTGAAATAAGTGATGATCAAGAGGTTTGGGTAAATGAAGGCATATCAGAAAGTCTTGAAGACTTGGTACAAGATATTCCTGAGGTTCCAAACTCATCATTCACTGTCCAGG GTCctcttaaaaaaaaatctgttatgAAGAATGGTCGAAAGGTTTCT gTATCATCTTGGACTAGGTTCTGGGTTGGTCTGTGGGGTACAAATCTGATATTTTATGCTGCGAAAACATTTTCTGGTCCTGAGAGAACAAAT TTCCGTTCCAAGCCCAGTAAGATGACATCAATAGTTGATTGGATGGTGATTGTACCAGAATCCAAAGGccataatgtatttttattggcTGATTCAATAACAG GTAATTCTTACAAATTTAAGGCCACAAGTTACTCAAATACTTGCCAGTGGGTCAGAAAGTTAGCAGATGCAACGAAGAAGAGTAGGCAACAG GTACCGACAAATCTGATGTCGTTTGAGTAA